From the genome of Elusimicrobium sp., one region includes:
- the bamA gene encoding outer membrane protein assembly factor BamA yields the protein MRAFLLKEGVITFFKHTALWALLILTAVSYARADEHAQAQMDPNGPWMICNISTEGLKNIRPKTVTKAATAKKGELYDRFQVAEDVHEISALGNFDSVEIDISPIPGTRKEKDGTGELHPCHRITYIVREKPIFDRLTYEGRKHLGKGAITQAMTLKIKDPFNEAKLQGDLDRIKAKYAEKGYVNTDISYELTPNEKLGTVDVKLIINEGERVRVQTVNLNGLAEIPAEKILKKASNRPGKVFKPQNLQRDYIKMILYGRNKGYANFNLAAPQIDINNDKTEVTISYDVTEGEKVNFGTVNFAGNNVFTPEELNQQVFFREGKLYNQKDFDDTIVAIQEQYANKGYLQVRVNPETTVENGQLNVNFDIAEGHIFYIDHVDVTGYENTKKHVFTRELSIKPGDLYDNEKIKRSQTKILNLGFINDVQIDLQPTADPQKVDLGFNVVEGRPGMFTAGLAMSSMDGLYGELSINHMNLFGRAQRLALRTLFGEEILDYTVSWSTPWIYDKPTSLGLDLFNTRRYRSFATENQAYTERRVGGRVKVGPRFKDDIYQLSLGYSFENIDIYDIDERYQCDGTKPSGECIAKGDTNMSTISTDFAVDTRDNIWDPTRGWRNSIGLALAGGPIGGDLDLWYFNARSVFNHTVWNVGGNYPIVFVLSNKFGSVQPYGRTKEVPPYEKFFLGGADTVRGYERAGEIGPEYGGDMYYVLNAELRFPLAREGRRNMAQFAFFFDVGNSWNEFNDLDFSLGPNENQFKAGVGVGLRFTTPSLPIRIDWGYGLNHKGGEDRSHFYFNMSNMI from the coding sequence GTGCGGGCTTTTTTGTTGAAGGAGGGGGTTATTACATTTTTTAAGCATACCGCCCTGTGGGCATTACTTATACTGACGGCCGTTTCGTACGCGCGCGCGGACGAGCACGCGCAAGCACAGATGGATCCCAACGGCCCGTGGATGATTTGTAACATTTCCACCGAAGGGTTAAAGAATATCCGCCCCAAAACGGTTACCAAAGCGGCCACTGCCAAAAAAGGCGAACTCTACGACCGTTTTCAAGTGGCCGAAGATGTACACGAAATATCCGCGCTGGGAAATTTTGACAGCGTGGAAATAGACATTTCCCCCATACCGGGAACCCGCAAAGAAAAAGACGGCACAGGCGAACTCCACCCCTGCCACCGCATTACCTACATTGTTCGGGAAAAACCGATTTTCGACCGTTTGACCTACGAAGGACGAAAACACTTGGGCAAAGGCGCTATTACCCAAGCCATGACGCTTAAAATCAAAGATCCCTTCAACGAAGCCAAACTGCAGGGCGACTTGGATCGTATCAAAGCCAAATACGCCGAAAAAGGCTATGTAAATACAGATATTTCCTACGAACTTACCCCTAACGAAAAACTGGGAACGGTAGATGTAAAACTTATCATTAACGAAGGCGAACGGGTTCGCGTGCAAACCGTCAACTTAAACGGCTTGGCCGAAATCCCGGCCGAAAAAATTTTGAAAAAAGCCTCCAACCGCCCCGGAAAAGTGTTCAAACCGCAAAATTTACAACGCGATTACATCAAAATGATTCTTTACGGACGCAACAAAGGTTATGCCAATTTTAACCTGGCGGCTCCTCAAATAGATATCAATAACGATAAAACCGAAGTAACCATTTCTTACGATGTTACCGAAGGAGAAAAGGTGAATTTCGGTACGGTTAATTTTGCCGGGAACAATGTTTTCACCCCCGAAGAACTCAACCAGCAGGTATTCTTCCGCGAAGGAAAACTCTACAATCAAAAAGATTTTGACGACACCATTGTGGCTATTCAAGAACAATACGCCAACAAAGGCTATTTGCAAGTGCGCGTCAACCCGGAAACCACTGTCGAAAACGGCCAATTAAATGTCAATTTCGATATTGCCGAAGGGCATATTTTCTACATTGACCATGTTGATGTAACCGGGTACGAAAACACCAAAAAGCATGTCTTTACGCGCGAACTTTCCATTAAGCCCGGCGATTTGTACGATAATGAAAAAATCAAACGCAGCCAGACCAAAATCTTAAATTTGGGTTTTATCAACGATGTACAAATAGACCTTCAACCTACCGCCGACCCGCAAAAAGTGGACTTGGGCTTTAATGTGGTGGAGGGCCGCCCGGGTATGTTTACGGCAGGCCTTGCCATGAGTTCTATGGACGGACTTTATGGGGAACTTTCCATTAACCACATGAACTTATTTGGCCGCGCCCAACGCTTGGCTTTACGCACCTTATTCGGGGAAGAAATTTTGGATTATACCGTCAGTTGGTCCACCCCGTGGATTTACGATAAACCCACTTCCTTGGGATTAGATTTATTTAACACTCGCCGTTACCGTTCTTTTGCGACCGAAAACCAAGCCTACACGGAAAGACGCGTAGGCGGACGCGTAAAAGTGGGCCCGCGTTTTAAGGACGATATTTACCAACTGTCTTTGGGCTACTCGTTTGAAAATATCGACATTTACGATATCGACGAACGCTATCAATGCGATGGCACGAAACCGTCCGGTGAGTGTATCGCAAAAGGCGATACGAATATGTCCACCATCAGCACGGACTTTGCCGTAGATACGCGCGATAACATTTGGGATCCTACCCGCGGTTGGCGCAACTCCATCGGGCTTGCTCTGGCCGGCGGGCCGATCGGCGGAGATTTGGACTTATGGTACTTCAACGCACGCTCCGTATTCAATCATACGGTTTGGAACGTGGGCGGGAATTACCCCATTGTTTTCGTTCTCTCCAATAAATTCGGTTCCGTGCAACCTTACGGGCGCACCAAAGAAGTTCCCCCTTATGAAAAATTTTTCCTGGGCGGAGCAGACACCGTCCGCGGATACGAAAGAGCGGGAGAAATCGGGCCGGAATACGGCGGGGATATGTACTATGTGTTAAACGCGGAGCTCCGCTTTCCGTTAGCACGCGAAGGACGGCGCAACATGGCCCAGTTTGCCTTCTTCTTCGATGTCGGGAACTCTTGGAACGAATTTAATGATTTAGACTTTTCTCTCGGCCCGAACGAAAATCAGTTTAAGGCCGGCGTCGGGGTAGGCTTACGCTTTACCACACCGTCCTTGCCAATTCGTATTGACTGGGGTTACGGCTTAAACCATAAGGGCGGAGAAGACCGTTCCCACTTCTATTTCAATATGTCCAATATGATTTAG
- the rpmB gene encoding 50S ribosomal protein L28, with product MAYKCAVCGKAPVSGGSYSHSNLRTKRTFKPNLQKQKVVLDGKTQTAYVCTNCIKSGLATRPTK from the coding sequence ATGGCGTATAAATGTGCAGTGTGTGGCAAAGCCCCCGTGTCCGGCGGTTCTTACAGCCACTCTAACTTGAGAACGAAAAGAACTTTCAAACCGAATTTGCAAAAACAAAAAGTAGTGCTCGACGGCAAAACCCAAACGGCGTACGTCTGCACTAACTGCATCAAAAGCGGTTTGGCGACAAGACCTACCAAATAA
- a CDS encoding TerC family protein encodes MEPVSATTSVAMWIAFWVIVLVALFIDLAVMNKHHGKVSMKEAGVMVAAWISLALLFGGAIWLTEGPRHALEFYTGYVLEYSLSIDNMFVFIMIFGAFAIPNHLQPKALIWGILGAVILRFIFIFLGVKLISMFAWTIYVFGALLVFTAGKMLFQKEDEKFDPENSAALKILKKFMPIKTDYHGDNFFVLENAKRYATPLFAAVLVIEMSDLIFAVDSIPAVLSITQDTFLVYSSNIFAIIGLRSLYFLLSGMAGRFPYLKYGISVILLFVGVKMIISHHFKIPVVASLGVIVGILAISILASKFFPPKEA; translated from the coding sequence ATGGAACCTGTTTCTGCTACAACCTCCGTTGCTATGTGGATTGCTTTTTGGGTAATCGTACTGGTGGCGTTATTTATCGATTTGGCCGTTATGAACAAACATCACGGCAAAGTAAGCATGAAGGAAGCCGGCGTGATGGTAGCCGCATGGATTTCGCTCGCGTTACTGTTTGGCGGGGCCATTTGGCTGACCGAAGGCCCGCGTCACGCGCTGGAATTTTACACGGGGTATGTGCTTGAATACTCGTTGTCTATCGACAATATGTTCGTGTTTATTATGATTTTCGGTGCCTTTGCTATCCCCAACCACCTGCAACCCAAAGCCCTTATTTGGGGTATTTTGGGTGCGGTTATCTTGCGCTTTATCTTCATTTTCCTGGGTGTAAAACTGATTTCCATGTTTGCGTGGACAATTTATGTTTTCGGTGCGTTACTCGTATTTACTGCAGGCAAAATGCTTTTCCAAAAGGAAGACGAAAAGTTTGACCCCGAAAACTCTGCCGCGCTTAAAATTCTCAAAAAATTTATGCCGATTAAAACCGACTATCACGGCGATAACTTTTTTGTGTTGGAAAATGCCAAACGCTATGCCACCCCCCTCTTTGCGGCGGTGTTAGTGATTGAAATGTCCGACCTTATTTTTGCGGTAGATTCTATCCCGGCCGTGCTTTCCATTACCCAGGATACCTTCCTCGTTTATTCTTCCAACATTTTTGCCATTATCGGCTTGCGCTCGTTGTACTTTTTGCTTTCCGGCATGGCAGGGAGATTTCCGTACCTTAAATACGGTATTTCCGTTATTTTGCTTTTCGTAGGTGTAAAAATGATTATTTCCCACCACTTCAAAATACCGGTGGTGGCATCTTTAGGAGTGATTGTAGGCATCTTGGCCATTTCCATTTTGGCCAGCAAGTTTTTCCCGCCCAAAGAGGCATAA
- a CDS encoding TldD/PmbA family protein, translating to MKKISLFFLIFMLMALPGAATLCDISAEEPIRLMEAEMKRGFKTYKKQKPSIYYLSYSYHELLLRNLWVYAGGVASKSEQERHALSVLARAGSTKMDNSRYLKGEAKKEYVAFANMPFGEKPFSIVLWGATERAIKSAQEGLSQVQSNNQVASKRADDSPDFVMPPVSVYCRNEEYTPIDMQKIEDLLKEASLAVLGNKIVLGSSFVFSQKQGHTYFLDSNGTKLKTPVNLGRISYEVWGKKADGAYIERGNSYDIISPESVPSLETLVADVKKSLAELEALFHAPDAEPLTAPAILKNKAMGVFVHEILGHRVEGHRQKIDSFGKTFTDKLGQQIMPSFLSIVDDPTMAYFKNIPLRGFYEYDDEGVKAQPVTIVENGVLKNFLMNASPIKGFPVSNGHGRASLGNSPVARMGVTRLVSSQSVSYEELEKMLIEEIKKQGKPYGFIIEDLSGGFTQTDSFAPQTFKLEPTLVYRVYPDGKKEFVRGADLVGTPLVSFSKILATADDDDVFNGNCGAESGWVPVSAIAPSVLLESIEVEKTAKSSSKPPQLPSPFSLPERGNK from the coding sequence ATGAAAAAAATCTCTCTTTTCTTTCTTATTTTTATGTTAATGGCTTTACCGGGGGCAGCCACTTTATGTGATATTTCTGCCGAGGAGCCGATCCGCCTTATGGAGGCGGAAATGAAACGCGGTTTTAAGACCTATAAAAAGCAAAAGCCGTCCATTTATTATTTATCCTACTCCTACCACGAACTTCTGTTGCGTAATTTGTGGGTGTATGCGGGAGGCGTAGCAAGCAAAAGCGAACAAGAAAGGCACGCCCTCAGTGTGCTTGCCCGAGCCGGAAGCACTAAAATGGATAATTCCCGCTACTTAAAAGGAGAAGCGAAAAAGGAGTATGTGGCGTTTGCAAATATGCCCTTTGGGGAAAAGCCTTTTTCCATCGTTTTGTGGGGGGCTACGGAACGTGCAATCAAGTCGGCGCAAGAGGGCCTGAGTCAGGTTCAAAGTAATAATCAGGTGGCTTCCAAACGGGCTGACGATTCTCCTGATTTTGTCATGCCTCCCGTTTCTGTTTATTGCAGAAATGAAGAATATACCCCCATAGATATGCAAAAAATAGAGGATTTGTTAAAAGAAGCCTCTTTGGCTGTCCTCGGGAACAAAATAGTACTGGGTTCTTCTTTTGTTTTTTCTCAAAAACAAGGACATACATACTTCCTTGATTCCAACGGAACCAAGTTAAAAACTCCCGTCAATTTGGGCCGTATTTCCTACGAAGTGTGGGGGAAAAAAGCGGACGGAGCCTATATTGAAAGGGGCAATTCCTACGATATCATTTCTCCCGAAAGTGTTCCGTCCCTTGAAACTTTAGTGGCAGATGTAAAAAAATCGTTGGCGGAACTGGAGGCCCTGTTTCACGCTCCGGATGCCGAACCTCTTACGGCTCCGGCTATTTTGAAAAACAAGGCTATGGGTGTTTTCGTGCACGAAATTTTGGGGCACCGTGTGGAAGGACACCGCCAGAAAATAGACTCTTTCGGCAAAACTTTTACCGATAAGTTGGGGCAACAAATTATGCCTTCGTTTTTAAGCATTGTGGACGACCCCACCATGGCTTATTTTAAGAATATCCCGTTGCGCGGTTTTTATGAGTACGATGACGAAGGCGTAAAGGCGCAACCCGTTACGATTGTTGAAAACGGTGTGCTTAAAAACTTTTTGATGAACGCCAGCCCGATTAAGGGTTTCCCGGTTTCTAACGGCCACGGCAGAGCTTCTCTCGGAAATAGCCCGGTGGCTCGCATGGGGGTAACCCGTCTTGTGTCTTCTCAAAGTGTTTCGTATGAAGAACTGGAAAAAATGTTGATTGAAGAAATCAAAAAACAAGGCAAGCCGTATGGTTTTATTATTGAAGATTTATCCGGCGGATTTACCCAAACCGATTCTTTTGCTCCGCAAACATTTAAGTTGGAACCGACTTTAGTTTACCGTGTTTATCCGGACGGTAAAAAAGAATTTGTCCGCGGGGCAGATTTAGTAGGTACGCCGCTGGTAAGTTTCAGCAAAATATTAGCCACTGCCGATGACGACGATGTCTTTAACGGAAATTGCGGGGCAGAGTCCGGTTGGGTGCCGGTGTCTGCCATTGCCCCCAGTGTGCTATTGGAGTCCATAGAGGTGGAAAAAACGGCGAAAAGCAGCAGCAAGCCTCCGCAACTGCCGTCCCCGTTTTCGCTGCCTGAAAGGGGGAACAAATGA
- a CDS encoding tetratricopeptide repeat protein gives MYLNRKVFFICLLSLLLGACRAGFLGLAPVGDRQEYTRARDCFNEGRYEQAVVELTEYIYKTKNVKRREVRAYRLLGLSYEHLDNPEKALEVYLEALEFHPDNIPLLLAAAQLYQRTGLSDRSMELYGQVLKEEPNNLAALSGQADNYAAQGFYSKARVLYDRFFEQEPNATPIYRARYANTFLKQREFSKAFQNITLALNQEPENPDFWLLSAKARYGLSQTQEALKDLNTALVLAPERKDLLAQKALWLYQEKSYEASLQTVQYILTAEPEDPLALFIKALNEYRLGKTVSARQQLEKLSHDDPYSFTGKVAAKLLENNF, from the coding sequence ATGTACTTAAACCGTAAAGTATTTTTTATTTGTTTATTAAGCCTTCTTTTAGGCGCTTGCCGGGCCGGCTTTTTGGGTTTGGCCCCGGTGGGAGACCGCCAAGAATACACACGGGCGCGCGATTGTTTTAACGAAGGAAGATATGAGCAAGCCGTGGTAGAACTGACCGAGTACATTTATAAAACAAAAAATGTGAAACGACGCGAAGTGCGCGCTTACCGCTTGTTGGGGCTTAGTTACGAACATTTAGACAACCCGGAAAAAGCATTGGAAGTCTATTTGGAAGCCTTGGAGTTCCACCCGGATAATATACCGTTATTACTGGCAGCTGCCCAACTATATCAACGCACCGGCCTGTCAGACCGTTCTATGGAACTATACGGGCAAGTATTGAAAGAGGAACCGAACAACTTGGCGGCCCTTTCCGGCCAAGCCGATAACTATGCCGCACAAGGTTTTTACTCCAAAGCCCGCGTTCTGTACGACCGCTTTTTTGAACAAGAGCCCAACGCAACCCCCATTTATCGGGCGCGCTACGCAAACACCTTCTTAAAACAACGCGAGTTTTCTAAAGCCTTCCAAAACATTACTTTGGCCTTAAACCAGGAACCCGAAAACCCGGACTTTTGGCTCCTAAGTGCCAAAGCCCGTTACGGCCTTTCCCAAACACAGGAAGCCCTTAAGGACTTGAACACAGCCTTGGTATTGGCCCCTGAGCGTAAGGATTTATTGGCACAAAAAGCCCTGTGGCTCTATCAGGAAAAATCTTACGAGGCTTCCCTGCAAACCGTTCAATATATCTTAACCGCAGAACCGGAAGACCCGCTCGCCCTTTTTATCAAAGCCCTTAATGAATATCGGTTGGGCAAAACTGTTTCCGCACGCCAACAGTTGGAAAAACTTTCCCATGACGACCCCTACTCCTTTACCGGCAAAGTAGCCGCAAAACTGTTAGAAAATAACTTTTAA
- a CDS encoding TolC family protein, whose product MKKLVALVLALCCAGTVFAQKEYGLKFSSLINDNLTLENAIRLGLENNSEFLTAQQEIIIAEQKVNEAKFRYLPQFSLQGTATWFDLDYPMVLPDAVANRFLPGSEYLGGKDQFYGVGITATQYIYSGGRINNTLKMARAHLKQVQSRYEIVKSAAILDIKQSFYGLLYAQEYAKLTNEIATMADSWYKRPGGNLWQQIQIHALLADLKTKQSDAARLLKKAQLAMLVSLNKELNSNITIKGDFSPVHTDRDLPHLNLWALEFRPELKSALYALEADNIAMDLALSKRYPDIILNGSFEQLGTDSLDEVNKQISLAVRLPIPYNISEQIAQKKAEQKKSSLRRAAIEDKIRIQVAENFADMLFWQEEVLVRQNTYNELKKLLKKADSSPKTGTAPLEALGAYSAAAQNYLDAVRQNHVSKARLEWAIGQDL is encoded by the coding sequence ATGAAAAAATTAGTTGCGCTTGTGCTTGCGTTGTGTTGCGCCGGCACCGTTTTTGCGCAAAAAGAATACGGGCTTAAATTTTCCAGCCTGATTAACGACAATTTAACCTTGGAAAATGCCATTCGCTTGGGCTTGGAAAATAATTCCGAATTTCTCACCGCCCAACAGGAAATTATCATTGCAGAGCAAAAAGTAAACGAGGCAAAATTTCGTTATCTGCCGCAATTTTCTCTCCAAGGCACCGCTACTTGGTTCGATTTGGACTATCCCATGGTATTGCCCGATGCTGTAGCCAACCGCTTTTTGCCGGGAAGCGAATATCTGGGCGGGAAAGACCAATTTTACGGAGTGGGAATTACCGCCACGCAATATATCTATTCCGGCGGGAGAATCAATAACACGCTTAAAATGGCGCGGGCCCACTTAAAGCAAGTCCAAAGCCGCTACGAAATCGTCAAAAGCGCGGCGATTTTGGACATCAAACAATCTTTCTACGGCCTTTTGTACGCGCAGGAATATGCCAAACTGACAAACGAAATAGCCACTATGGCAGATTCTTGGTACAAACGCCCCGGCGGCAATTTGTGGCAACAAATACAAATTCATGCCTTGCTGGCCGACCTTAAAACCAAACAAAGCGATGCTGCCCGACTGCTTAAAAAAGCCCAGCTGGCCATGCTCGTCAGCTTAAACAAAGAACTCAATTCCAACATTACCATTAAAGGGGATTTTTCTCCCGTTCATACGGATAGAGACCTCCCCCACCTCAACCTGTGGGCCTTGGAGTTCCGCCCGGAATTGAAATCAGCCCTGTATGCGTTGGAAGCGGATAATATCGCCATGGATTTAGCCCTCTCCAAACGCTACCCCGATATTATTTTGAACGGCTCCTTTGAACAGTTAGGAACCGATAGTTTAGATGAAGTAAACAAACAAATCTCTTTGGCTGTGCGTTTACCGATTCCCTACAACATTTCGGAACAGATTGCGCAAAAGAAAGCGGAACAAAAGAAAAGTTCTTTACGGCGTGCCGCCATTGAAGATAAAATACGTATTCAAGTGGCCGAAAATTTTGCCGATATGCTCTTTTGGCAAGAAGAGGTATTGGTTCGCCAAAACACCTATAACGAACTGAAAAAATTACTGAAAAAAGCCGATTCTTCCCCTAAAACAGGCACGGCTCCGTTGGAAGCGTTGGGTGCTTATTCCGCGGCGGCGCAAAACTATTTAGATGCCGTCCGTCAAAACCATGTATCTAAAGCCCGCTTAGAGTGGGCCATTGGCCAGGATTTATAA
- a CDS encoding HAMP domain-containing protein, with amino-acid sequence MNQPTVPPNKHPQFKRRTIFIKKALQLRYMMMIILSVLCGLAIMTFELTATLNDLFDSYPVLVQPIYDEFIPIAASFFYKIAIYLLFVVLISAILSHKMAGPVYRFEQTCKEIAKGDFSQRVRLRQGDQLTELQAEFNKMMDRVEAEINKNKEK; translated from the coding sequence ATGAACCAACCGACCGTTCCCCCGAACAAACACCCGCAATTCAAACGCCGCACGATTTTCATCAAAAAAGCGTTGCAACTGCGCTACATGATGATGATTATTTTAAGCGTGCTGTGCGGGTTGGCTATTATGACTTTTGAACTGACCGCAACCTTAAATGATCTGTTTGATTCCTACCCCGTACTGGTTCAACCCATTTACGACGAGTTTATCCCCATTGCGGCCAGTTTTTTCTATAAAATAGCCATCTACCTGTTGTTTGTGGTATTGATATCGGCTATTTTGTCTCACAAAATGGCAGGGCCCGTGTATCGCTTTGAACAAACCTGCAAAGAAATCGCCAAAGGTGATTTTTCCCAACGGGTACGCTTGCGCCAAGGCGATCAACTGACCGAACTGCAAGCCGAATTTAACAAAATGATGGACCGCGTAGAAGCGGAAATCAATAAAAATAAAGAGAAGTAA
- a CDS encoding serine protease, whose amino-acid sequence MRYLPLFTALFLLSPLCFGAENDHVAIANQNAPAVVTINVAKKDGTTFTGTGFVLTQDGLIATSRHVTQDSLYSNITFNTGAVSGEAIVVAEAGNVDLSLLKIKALHLPVVYLADSDTVLPGQPITVIGNPRRLQNTISSGLISQVRKKADGVIWHQISAPISPSSSGSPVFNAEGKVVSVAFASYSGEGNQNLNFAIPSNYLRQLAYRAGFSLPVHPEDQPATATQQETNPFKAHIQKSWEIVKRLFSRPQKAQATARS is encoded by the coding sequence ATGAGATATCTGCCCCTTTTTACTGCATTGTTCCTTTTATCGCCGCTCTGTTTCGGGGCGGAGAACGACCACGTGGCTATTGCCAACCAAAACGCACCGGCCGTGGTAACTATCAATGTGGCCAAAAAGGACGGAACCACCTTCACGGGAACGGGTTTTGTACTCACACAGGATGGGCTTATTGCCACAAGCCGCCATGTTACACAAGACTCTCTCTACAGCAACATTACTTTTAATACAGGCGCCGTATCGGGCGAAGCCATTGTGGTGGCCGAAGCAGGAAATGTAGATTTGTCTCTGCTAAAAATAAAAGCCTTGCATTTGCCCGTTGTGTATTTGGCCGATTCGGACACCGTCCTCCCCGGGCAACCCATCACGGTTATCGGCAATCCGCGCCGCTTGCAAAACACTATTTCTTCGGGTCTTATCAGCCAGGTACGCAAAAAGGCGGACGGTGTGATTTGGCATCAAATCAGCGCGCCCATTTCGCCCAGTTCCAGCGGAAGCCCCGTTTTTAATGCGGAAGGGAAAGTAGTTTCCGTTGCGTTTGCCAGTTACAGCGGCGAAGGCAACCAAAATCTCAACTTTGCTATTCCTTCCAACTATTTACGCCAATTGGCGTACCGGGCGGGATTTTCGCTTCCCGTCCACCCGGAAGACCAACCCGCCACCGCAACCCAGCAAGAAACCAACCCTTTTAAGGCGCATATTCAAAAATCGTGGGAAATTGTAAAACGATTGTTCTCCCGCCCCCAAAAGGCCCAGGCTACTGCTAGGTCTTAA
- a CDS encoding transcription elongation factor GreA, whose protein sequence is MIMQEVFYVSRKKYESLVNELKDLKELKAQLSNEIGEAAAQGDLKENAEYHAAKEKQAETLIRIQELETRLRNAQITDDLTVDKSEARIGATVTIADLDAGIEFTYTLVGSMESNPEKGLLSVKSPLANGVLGKKEGETFEAILPRGPKKYKLVKLEYK, encoded by the coding sequence ATGATTATGCAAGAAGTGTTTTATGTAAGCCGTAAAAAATATGAATCGTTAGTAAACGAACTAAAAGATTTGAAAGAATTAAAAGCGCAACTTTCCAACGAAATCGGCGAAGCTGCCGCTCAAGGCGATTTGAAGGAAAATGCCGAATATCACGCCGCTAAAGAAAAACAGGCGGAAACACTTATCCGTATCCAAGAATTGGAAACCCGCCTGAGAAATGCTCAAATTACGGACGATTTAACCGTAGATAAAAGCGAAGCACGCATCGGGGCGACCGTAACCATTGCCGATTTGGACGCCGGTATCGAATTTACCTATACCTTGGTAGGGTCTATGGAATCTAACCCGGAAAAAGGGTTGTTGTCCGTTAAATCTCCCTTAGCCAATGGGGTGCTCGGTAAAAAAGAAGGCGAAACTTTTGAAGCCATTTTGCCGCGCGGGCCGAAAAAATACAAATTGGTAAAGTTGGAATATAAATAA